The Sebastes umbrosus isolate fSebUmb1 chromosome 10, fSebUmb1.pri, whole genome shotgun sequence nucleotide sequence TGCCCACAGGCACAAAGAAGCAggccaggaggaagaggaggatgaaggaggcATCATTGGGGTCCTTAGACGCCCAGTCCAGGGAGCAGCCCAGCTTGTGGATCTCCAGCGTGTAGCGGTTCCACCCCAGCAGAGGAGCGCCCGTCCAGGCCAGCGAGTACAGCCAAATGTGGCCTATGGCCCGCCACGCCCAGGGGAAGTCCACCACCTGGGCGTGCACCACTCGGATGTAGCGCTCGTAGGCCAGGGCTGCTAGAGTCATGATGGAGACGATgcctgacagcagagagagagacagagagagagagacagccacGCTGAGTCACGCAGAGCGCTCGCTGGAGGATCTGGGTCAGTGGCTACTCAGCGTCTCTTTGGACTGAATGAGTTTCATCATTCTAGGTataaacagaaatctgaacatctTGTGCTGAACATTACATTCAAACATTTTGTTATGAGTCCTTGAAAACTCACAGGAAGAGACTCTTAcctcccacacatacacacacacacgcacctctaagACCTGCATTGCACAGCCAGCTTTTTCCACACAAAGTGAAGCTTTTTGATGCATCTTATATTAAAATCATCCTTCTCTTGTGCATCAGTTTGTTCCCAAATCTGCAAGCCAAGATAAAGCACCTAAACATGATTATGCAACTTtttagtcacacacacataacctatatatatatatctatccaGTGACACACTCCAACGCATCTTTTTTTGTCTCAGTCTGTAattcattcatctcttgtttaATGGGAGCAACACAGGAAAAATGTCAATGAATAGAcacacaaattaattacactatGACTTGTTTCAGGTTATGCATTCAGCTTGAGCCACAGCGACCCAGCTCTGGTTTCTCACAGCGGGATGGACGTGCGTTGACGGAGCTGTCAGGGTTTATCGCTGCAGCCCCTGTGTGgcccgtatgtgtgtgacagcagcctCCTCTGAGTAATGCATATGATAAGGAGGAAAGATGACGGCATGTTCGTGTAGAGGACAAAGATATGGGGTGTATTTTTGTACACTTCGATTTTTATATTACAACCTGTGTCAGCAGGGAGAAATATATTGTACTCATTTTATCACTTGTGCAAGTTGCTAAGTGCCAGGTTTTCCACATTCATGCCACTGCTCGCTGTATGACCTTGAGGTTCTCACATGTAAAGATGTCACACAGTGCTTAATGCCAGTTATCTTGTCTTATCAGTTAACTCCAAGAGTGAGCTGGCCAAGAGGGCAGCACGAACattgttacaacaataaaaacaaacaacacaagcagacaaacacaacagTCACACACCAGGCATGAACAAGCATGACATGCAGATTGTATGCAACACAGAAACATCTATAATGCACAAAAAGATCAATCTCAAAACGATTCAGTGAGAAATTCAAGAACAATCACATCGACCTACATGTGTGCCACTTTCTCGATCCTTTAAAATTGACTTAAATTAGTAAACCCGTAGTAATCAGCTTCAACATCAGCTCCTTCTGTACATTATTGCAGGAAGAAGGAGAAGCGTACTTAAAAGCTTTTTTGCCTACTTCCGTTCTAACCTTTGGGAccaacatctgtagaatattGTGAGAGCACAGACCATATTGATTTTGGTTTGTGCACATGTATgtacacaaatacgaagaaaaCAGTCCAAGGACATTTCGATGATGACAGAAGACACTCCTATATCCTGAATAAAGGCTTCAATATATAACTGTACTGGAACGAGTTGCCTCTGCATGTTAGGCTGGCACCTACACTGCCTGTTTTTAAATCCCTCCTTTAGGGCTGTCCCTAATACCATTTTTGGGCATCAAAGAAGGGATGCAACTTTTTCagtaccgataccgatagtgatacctgggctttgggtatcggctgataccgagtactgatccgataccagcgtttaattaataagctgtatgcctcactgtggcgaagtgactgagatcatttatttatgtgtaaggcaacatcaggcttgacttaaacattactttcctaactttgtaaaacaaaatgtaacaaataaatacatatatacatttactgaattgttatttattattcaaataataaatcgtacatcagcgatttggtaaaaaaacatcttcaaaattaacaagaattataattcaggtgtaaacctttttaatgtagcaacaaattggtcaaaatgtaaacaggaattaaaattccagtatatcatgtatacagtatagtataaacataaaattgaatttaatagctctgccccattgtcactgatatccgatccagctatctggtatcggtgcatccctattcagTGCCCGAGACAGTGCCGCTTCCGCACAACTGTACACAcgcgcacctctacacacaacaaacagcaatatctgtctgagaataactaataataattaatgttgaataggaattgtgggattattccttatttcattggctatttggggatttatacattattataacatacttatataaaaaacaaaaaaaacaaagcattcgcatactgatttggaggttgattaccatggcaacggtcgaagttTGAAGCATTCGAAGCATTCGAAGCATTCGCAGCATTCGCAGCATTCGAAACATTTTTATTCTCTGGCTGTTTGtagtgtgtagaggtgtgtgtgtacagtagtgcgacagcggcactgtcccgggTGCTGAAACGTGGGTGATGGTCACAGACAGACTgaggaacatgtcagcctggCCCACCGCACTGCAAAGCTTCggtaccttcgaatatttctcaccgaagcttcaaagccccaaaaatggtattcgggacagccctatacagcactttggtcaactgctgttgtttttaaatgtgctttacatTCGGATTTTGATATAAATCTGGATGTAAACACCTACTTTGCAcacttttgatttaaaaaaaagaatctcaACTGTCTGACATATTTGCAATGCCAACCAGATCAACAAAGTGTGTAGTGTTGTATAGTGTGTGGTGCCACATGACAGAAACTGGCCAAAGGacaaagaagacaaagaagatgaagaagaagagggaaacCGTCCACTGCATCTCTGTGGTTAGTTTGCTGATAAAGGAGCAAAAAGCTTGAGGGTTTCGTTCTATAATGAGCTCATTATCACACATTCTATACAGGGGTGGGACCTGAATGACCCTGAGTGTTCATTCACACTTCACTGCTGAACACTGTTGTGCTGGCAACAAATAGACAATCATGTTACAGTAGAATGAAAGCTGTAGGTGATAAAAAAACATTCCTCTCATGCATAAGGAAATGACCTGCACTATATGCTCactttacatacaaaaacaaacagagaaaatagTATTTAATTGGAATGGATTCAAGGTCGTTAGATGTTACTGCATCTCATCATGTTTTTGACCCAAACTCAAAATTATATTCAGCTTTTACCTTTATTAACATGTATTTTACagaaattatttctattttgaaCATGCTTCGTTCATGCGTAATATAGTGATTATGGATGAGCTCATCTCTGCATCCCAATTTATTACATGACATTTAGACTGCGTTTGCAATAACAGTTTAATAAAAAGTATGTGACATTATTGATAAATGTGagatatatttgtatttttaattacaTGAAATTAGACTGCTCATAATCTGAATTATGACAGAATAATATTTTTGCCTATAGtgagaaacaaataaataagggaaataCCAGTTCAATAAATTCGTCTTGAACTATTTCAGTAAAAAAGTTTATGTGACATTATTGATAAatgtgacatatatatatatgtaatatttatttctctcaCCGAATAAGCTGTTGCTGAATCCGTCCCAGACGCATGTCGCCTGGCTCCAAATCCACCCACCTTTGACGCACGAAGCAAACGTAAAGTTTATTCCCACGACAGAAACCAGCAGATCACTCAAACTTATGTTTACTAGTAGCAGATTGCTGGGCGTCCTGAGTCTCTTGAATCTGCAGTAGAGGATGATGACAACCACGTTGTTGCAGAAGCCGAATACTCCAATGGTTCCGATGGTGAAAGCCAGAAGTTTGTAAGTGCCAACTGCAAAGATGTAATGTTCTGTTGTACTTCTGTCCGCTCTGGTTTCGTTGGTCGGATTCATTGCGTGGATGAAAACTTGTCCATGTCCAGCATCATTGTAGTGCGCAACGACGCGCGTCCTGGACACGAGACTCTGTCCACGCAGCTCATCCACGCGCCTCATCCACGCGCCTCTAATTCAAACCAACCCAAGACTGATGTTTACTGAAACTGGGTCAATGTACCACTGTCACACAGGACAGCTTATAAACGGTACATATCCGGCTATtactttcaaagtaaaatagTATTTGACCTACATGTTTGGAGCACGTTTTGGAGATGAACTTATACttgacaaacaaatacaaataagaaTAACATTTATAGAGtgccataataaaaataacacatttccaGATGATGCAGTTGCCTATTTCACTTGTATTTCATCCTGTATACACTTTATTATtgcacacttttattttgaaaccaaAGTCTCCAAATAATCTTCTGTTTTACTGTGACTAACTCTGGGGAAATTAATGTAGCtttcaattcaataataaaaacaatattattataaatatttatttatacctcTACACCATATTTGACCTCttttacaaaatgtttaaatgcatATTACATACTTTTGAGGTTTATTAAGGACATGTAGAAGctgaataatattttttatatattgccATCTgttgtaataaaaataacacatttccaGATGATGCAGTTGCCTATTTCACTTGTATTTCATCCTGTATACACTTTATTATtgcacacttttattttgaaaccaaAGTCTCCAAATAATCTTCTGTTTTATTGTGACTAACTGTGGGGAAATTAATGTAGCCTTCAAttcaataattaaataaaaaaataaaaattgttatgctatgtttggaaaaaaaggaatacaaataattttccaaaaaaaCTATAGGAAGATTGTTACTTATTAATATGAAATtttccaaaaaataataaataattgtatgatatacagcatgttattatatatatatcttatgaTGCCATCATGCTACTCCCGTTGGTAAGCGCTTCCCCCcttggttactgttgctagggCTGTTGCTAGGTTTCTCATAGCGGGAAAAGTTTCACCTTCTAAAGCCTTTAAAAGTGAACCACCTTCACCTGGAGAGCAACACCGTTCCTGTAAAGCCAGGTAGGTCTTCATTCACTGTGACaatcattaaaaaagcaaaagcagcatgtgttTATACATTCATTAGTAAGTTAGCTAGCGTAGCATAGAAGTGCTAGTTAATGATATGCTAATGTACTCTGCTAATGCTAGCTTCACAGGTTTTTACATAGAAACTTAAAGTTGTAGAAACGTATATCCGTCCAGCCTTTCTGGGTAATGAGTATAACTATTACACACATTCCCCAGGCAAAATATTTAACCATGACTAGCTCAAAATCCACTAAAAAACAacagcttaaaggtcccatatcgtgctcattttcaggttcatacttgtattttgtgtttctactagaacatgtttacatgctgtaatgttaaaaaaaaactttattttcctcatacttgtcggcctgaatatgcctgtatttaccctctgtctgaaacgctccgttttagcgcattttgacggaattgcaacagaattgcgttgctaggcaacagcttgggtccatgtgtacttcctatcagctgatgacattcacacacactgcaaccaggaataagctgggacacatttagaatgtttacatttaaatattgtatatttgtgacatcacaaatggacagaaatcctgacagcttgtttcaaatgcagagtttctgaatacgggctgtgtgtatttccctgtggattgagcgtttcgatactttcacagtatttatataggacttaagcctgctttataataaaaaaaaacatgaaaattgcacttttttataatatgggacctttaaaaaataatctgaaatgATAGCAGAGTCTGGTCGGAGCTAGATAAatgctacgctatgattggccagtctgcgttcGAGGGGCGCGTCTTAGCTAAGGGTCAATTATGCTCCTGTCATGCCAAACAATTTTTGGGAGCTGAAAAAATTATAGGAGAGTGTGTGGATAACAGaaaagtcagattgtatagaagtctatgagaaaatgaccctacttctcacttgatttattacctcagtaaacattgtacacatgagtttatggtctcaatcgctagtttcaagtcttcttcaatacagcatgatgttcatttagtaaattatggtcccatttagagtcaaatagaccataaagcagggtatgctttagggcgtggctaccttgtgattgacaggtcgctaccatggcgttgtccggtctgggagttgtcggcgttttcatcttacaactttaaccttttcacttTGGTttcatgaaagttcattttaacattttggttgcttaaaaatgtcttattcagcattcggttgtacttagctccaccctctcgtgtcacttctggttgcaaaaaatctaAATGGTGACGGCCGAAATgccaggcttcaaaacagcagtccacaaaccaatgggtgactttacggtgactacgtccacttcttatatacagtctgtggtctgCACCTCCAGTGACATTTTGAGGTACTCTCCTTACACCAGCCGTCTCGTTTTGTGTCCACACAGAAAATGTCACTGAGTTGAGATTTTGGACTCCCGCAGCGACATTGTTTGCGTCTGACCTAATTTCTCAGTGCCTACAGGTTGATTCAAAATAGCAGATCTCTGTCGAATAACACCAGggacatgagtgtgtgtgcgttgggGATGTGCATGACACAGACTCTAGGAATGTTTTAATTATGCTCTAGGTAATTGTGCTCATCCAATGATGTCTATTCATAGTTTGAAGGTATTTAATTTGATGTACAGATGAAGCATATTCATCTTGATTTAATCACAGTTGCCAGCATTCATGCTGGCACTGTAATAAAATTTGTTCTCCTTTTTTACACCGAGGGCAATGTGAAAGGGGACTGTAAGCCTTGAGGTCAATGATTCATTCTCCTGGAACATGTCGTCACATGTCACATTGCTTTCTTATGATTAATATTGACCTCTCGGTGTGAATACTGCTGCAGAAGAACAGCAGGGTAGTAATGCTGCTGTATTGGAAAGCAGTTGCATCACCAGTGATATATATAGAGTAGATGTATTGTTCAGGCCAGCAACACTTCAAAACAAATAGCAAaatccaattaaaaaaaaaggtcaacgGTATTCAAATatcatcatgaaaaaaagagtTCAAATATGTGTCGTAAATGTCAGGAACTGAACATGATTTATTGACACTTCATATCCTGGTCTGGTACTGTATGTTCTCTGGAGGCGTCACTCTTTCTATAGCCTTTGGTGCTGACATAATCTCCATAAGTAAAGACAGATGCCTCTTATTGAGTTTTATCTCTGGTCAGAGTTTCTGCAACTAGGTCAAGCTTCCAATCatagtccatctctctctctcctcctattTGTTTGTCACTCCCAATTTAATAAGAGGCAATGAACATAACAGCttctattgggtgaaggtaatcTCTGAGCATATGAGCCTTCACTCAAAGCACATCTGCTTGCATACACGCAAGCAACCACTGCTGTGCATCCCTCCTGAGAAGCAATTACTGCAGCATTAATCTCTCTGTACTGTGAATTAGTTCAATAATGAATTGTTAAATGGCTTTTCACTGTCACAAACGTCAGCACGTGCACGTTCTACCATCACTCCCACATCTACACACATAATTCAATATCATTATGTCTTTACTGATAACGCTCCCGTCATGCTGCAGTGGTTCACTGTGTAAATTGCCGTTTTTCTCTCGTGAACGATATGGTGTGGAGCTCCAGAGTAGAGGCGATAATTCAGGGCGCGTCAGCTTAAATTCAATCATTAGGACCATGTTTATGCATGACCGCACGGGCGCAGATGAAACATGAGGTGTTAATTTGTTGACTTTTTAATTGATGCACTCGCCTGGAAAGGTATAGTCATTTATTGGAAATTAAAAGACCAATCATTATCTCAAATGGAAAAAGCAAAAGTCCTGCACccgaaaaaagacaaaacattgaAGTGAATCATTCAGTTTAGAGATCAGTGCAGAGTGGGGTTTAAAGAAATATTgcctttcttgccgagagtcaAAGGAGAAAATTGATATCACTATcatgtctttatgctaaataggaagctacagccagtcaacagttagcttagcttagcgataaagactggaaacaggggaggCAAGGAGACGGAGACAGCCAAAGGCATCAGCAGGCTAGTTTTCTGCAGCCTTGCCAGTTTGTCTATTTGCTCAGAAGACGATAAACTGTGAAGAAGCACATAACACAACTGATCTTGAAAAAATTGTAAAGCTCACTACAGTGAAGGGAAAAAACACTTCAGTCATAAATTAGAAATACACATGAATAAATTGTGAGAATGTATaagggctaagaacattatgatgaagtatatgatggtcattcccatgctctattatgtcccATAAGTTGTTGCGGCAATTTTtcggttgataccatttgttacacagatctggtgctaaatttaacatttctttactacttcttttctttggacagagccaggccagctgtttcTCCCTGTTTACGGTCTTTATACTGACCTGAGTTTATTGCCTGCTAGCTCTAGCTTCATACTTAGCATAAAGATGGTATtgatcctctcatctaactctctataagaaagtgaataagcgtatttcccaaaatatcaaactgttactttaaagtttttaacacttccaaaaaaaaaaaaaactgcctgtAATTTATAGAATTTCGAAAATCCCCTGAGTTTGGGTTTaagtattttaaaatatatttaaatgtttatttttctttgtgctCATTTCATTGTTACCAACTGCGGCTCTGACTTTGACCCAAATAATGACTCAGGCCATACTTGCTGGCAGTGATAACCCTGATGAGCTTTTCCTAAAGTCTTTGACAGATCCTGACTAATTTCCTTCCGACTCCACAGTGAGCTATTACACCTGAAGTGGCACTGTAGGAGccttttgacttttatttggaCCACATTCATCGCTATAGCAGCCCAAAACCAGTTTCTCTCAGATGGCTGTGTGTCATATCATGCCCTGCTCCCACCGAGGGATTAACAGAGAGGAGAACATGAACTTGGAGGTTGAGGACAGGGGATGGCAGAGATAGAAAGTGTGCTTTTAGCTTTGCACATCTGTTTTCACCCTTGTGTAGCAACTAAAGTGCTTGTGCGTGTTCAGACTCGATGTTGGatttaaacaatttaatttaacgGAGCTGAGTAGTTAATGTCAGAGAACATATCTCTCTCAGTCAGGATAGTGACTGAGATTATTATCACACTTGGCGTTCAGCGATGGAGACATTTCTCGTCACACATCATCCTTCCTCCTCGCTGTCATTGCAAAGTGTCATTGAGAATTCGCCAAAGGAGCTCCACTGTCTCTCTGAGGAATAAAAAGGTGTGAATGCTTGAGTCCCGCAGCGTTTTAGTCTTTGACATGTAAAAGACACATTCAAGGTTATCCCAGGGTAAGATAAAATAGAGATCTAAATCTGCTAAAGTAGAAAGCAATCTCTGATTTCAAAATGTCCTATAGTGATCAAAGAATAGTGATAAATATTGGCACAAGTGATGACTGTGATGAGCAGGAATTTCCCTCTAAACTAGTCACTTTGTTTTAATGCTTCACGAGACCCAAGTCAAACTCCATGTGCAGCTACGAGGGCAGCCAGAATTAAGCTCTAATCGCAGCGAGTCTGGTGGCCCCATTCTGCCCACGCAAAAAAGCAACTTAATTACGGCGGGCAATGATGTCAGCCGAATTCAAGAAATAATCTCTTGAAGGGATTCAGAGGAGCAGACTCTAGATTAACACGCTAACCTTTGTGATGCATCTTCATTGAGTAATGAATAATTCATTACAGTAAACCATATCTTGCTCCCACGGCAGTAATTGGGTAAGAtagatgtgtatgtgtgtagaaTAAGCATTACATCAGAGCTACAAATAGAACATGTATTAACGTGCCACAGTGAGAGACACCTAGAAAGGTTATCATTGACACTGAGGTGTACCATtcccagagccacagaggagcaGTGGAGGTATTCTTGGATGTTTCAGATCTGTTTCCTCCCCTGGAGGTTTCTCCCCTCCAGTGGAGGCTCGGACCCAAAAGGTTTTGTAGTCTGGCTGGTGTCTGGTATTACACCCATGTCATGTGCTGCCAGAAGGGATGCAGAGGTAATTTCCCAAATTTAacatatttaaagctgcactaatcaa carries:
- the opn3 gene encoding opsin-3, yielding MRRVDELRGQSLVSRTRVVAHYNDAGHGQVFIHAMNPTNETRADRSTTEHYIFAVGTYKLLAFTIGTIGVFGFCNNVVVIILYCRFKRLRTPSNLLLVNISLSDLLVSVVGINFTFASCVKGGWIWSQATCVWDGFSNSLFGIVSIMTLAALAYERYIRVVHAQVVDFPWAWRAIGHIWLYSLAWTGAPLLGWNRYTLEIHKLGCSLDWASKDPNDASFILLFLLACFFVPVGIMIYCYGNILYTVQMLRSIQDLQTVQIIKILRYEKKVAVMFFLMIFCFLMCWTPYAVVSMMEAFGRKSMVSPTMAIIPSFFAKSSTAYNPLIYVFMSRKFRRCLLQLLCSRLSWLQRSFKERPLAPVQRPIRPIVMSGTSCGRGARPKKRVTFSNSSIVFIITSNNDFHHLDATSKARDSSEVNVIQVRPL